GCTTTGATGGTCAATCGCATGTAGGATTATTTTCATAGGTAAAATCTCCGTTCTTAAACCAGTTTAACTTTTGTGTTGCATGTTTGACGCAACTTTGTCTTATCAAAACTTAAAACAATGAACACACGATTGAATATTGCAAAAGTAGATGCAACGGCCTATAAGGCAATGATGGGATTGGAAACCTATCTCAATGATATTTTTTTAAATCCAATTCAAAAGGAACTCATAAAAATACGTGCTTCTCAAATCAATGGCTGTGCCTTTTGCTTAGATATGCACACGAAGGATGCGCTGAAGTATGGTGAAACGCCACAACGGATATTTTTATTAAATGCCTGGCGAGAAACGGATCTATTCACTAAGGAAGAACAGATTTTGTTGGAGATGACAGAGGAGATCACATTGATACATCAAAAGGGTTTGACAGAAAGCACTTTTCAAAAAGCAAAAGAAATATTTGAAGAAAAGGAGATTGCACAGATTATTATGGCGATCATTACCATAAATGCGTGGAATAGAATTGGCATCAGCACCCATTTAGAACTATTAAAGTAGTACTACGCTTTGATTACAAAAAAGCCTCTTTCAATATTGGAAGAGGCTTTTTTTCTTTGCTAAATATATTCCTGTTTTTTCCAATAAAAATCCCGATTATCCTTTATCTTTATTAGGAAAACCAATATGAATGCATGATTATGAAAATCCTAAAAAAAATCCTAATTGTTTTGGCGATCATCATCGCTATTCCCTTAATTACTGCAATCTTCGTCAGTAAAGACTTCTCGGCCCAGAGTGAGATAACAATCAATAAGCCAAAGCAGGAAGTGTTCAACTACGTGAAAATGCTTAAGAACCAAGATAACTTTGGTGTATGGCAGCTTTCAGACCCGCAAATGAAAAAAACTGAACAGGGTGTGGATGGTCAAGTCGGCTATAAATCCAGCTGGGATGGTAAGAAAGTTGGTAAAGGTTCACAGACCATTACAAAAATCGTCGAGGGCGAAACAATTGAAACGGCCCTAGATTTCGGCATGGGTGAACCAGCTAAGGGTTATTTCATCTTAAAAGAAATCTCGCCTAATCAAACTTTGGTGACCTGGGGAATTTCAGGAAAATCGCCCTATCCATGGAACTTTATGAACTTATTTATGAATATGAATAAAGACTTCGATCAGGGTCTGAAAAACTTAAAAAATAGACTAGAATAGCGACTATACAATGCAAAAAAAAGTGGTTAAAATAAACTTTACTTTAACCACTTTTTCTCATTTTTAAAAGGAACAAAATTTATCTTCTGCGCATTAAAATTCGTAGAATGTACCAGAACAGCAACATGATTGATGAAAACAGCTGCAAGGCTGCCCCTACATATTGTTCGTTGCCGTAACTATACTTCAGATTTTGAGTTTGATAGAGTATGCTTCCGGAAGCAAGTGCAATCATGGCAACCGAAAACCATAATCCAAGTTCAAAACCAAAAATAGCTCCAGCAACAATTGCTCCCAAAGATAAGAAGCCTCCAATCACCAGGATATTTCTGAGAAATGAAAAATCTTTATTGGATACAAATGCAACGACAGTAAGGCCGGTAAACAAGGCCAAAGTCATTATACTTGCCTGATAAATGACACTAATTCCTTCGGTCATAAATACCGCCATAAAAATCATCGGCAGGAAGATGATTGCCTCCAGTACAATATAGAATGCTAGGCCTAAATATTGGGTTTGACGGCTTTGCGAAAGTGTCCATCTTGATGAAAGGGTGGACCCCAACCAAAAACATCCCAATAAGAACAACCAAATAAATTTTCCGCTAACCATCCAAACGATAAAATCATAAGGGATCAATTTGATCAGCAAACTTTCCAAAACGATAAATGCTAAAATCGAAAGCGCAACATGAAGATAGGTTTTTTTATAAAAAACGCCCCTTTCAGCGTCATCATTGATAAGAATATACTCTTGTGATTCCATAAAACAAATACAATAGATTAAATAAGGACTAAAAATAAGCATTTATTCTATTTTCACAAGAAAGAAGTTTGCATAGGCTTATAAAAAAAGAACCCCGCCTAGCGGGGTCCATTCAAACAAACAACTTATTTCCAGCCTCCTCCCAAATCTTTATAGATATTGACAACAGCGTTAAGCTGCTGCTTCTTTGTTTCTATCAATTCAAGTTTTGAATCCAGTACATCGCGTTGTGTCATTAAAACCTCCATATAGTCTGCCCTCGCTGATTTAAAGAGATCATTTGACACAGACACGGAATTATTCAGGACCTCAACTTCTTTTGTTTTGAAATCGTAGCTGCGCCCGAGGTTTTCAATATTAGAAAGTTGTGTAGAGACTTCTAAGTAAGCATTCAGAATGGTCTTCTCGTAATTATATACCGCCTGTATTTGTTTCGCGTTGGCTGTATTAAATTCCGCTTTAAGCCCATTTTTGTTGATCAAAGGTGCTGCAAGCTCCCCTATTAGATTATACAAAACTGATTCAGGCATCTTAAATAGATAAGAAGGCTTGAATGCCTGTAAACCCAGAGCAGCCGAAATCTCCAAAGAAGGATAAAACTCTTTCCGCGCGATCTGTACGTCCAACTTCGCGGCAGCGAGCTCATACTCGGCCTCACGAATATCAGGTCTATTGCTTAGTAGTTGGCTCGGTATACCTGTCTGAACTTTCGCCGGAATCAGATCGACAAAATTGCTTTTGTCACGTTTGATCTCTTGTGGGAAACGTCCCAATAGAAAATTAATACGGTTTTCAGTTTCTTTGATCTGTTGCCGCGTCTCAAATTCCATACCTTTTGTCTTCAACACTTCCGCTTCAAACTTTTGAACCGCCAGTTCTGTTACACGAGCAGCCTGTTTCTGCAATCGGATTACCGCAAGCGCATTGTCCTGGAGCTCGATATTTTGTTTGATAATAGCCAACTGATTGTCCAATGCCAATAATTCATAATACGAACGGGCAACTTCGGCAATAAGGCTACTTAAGACAAAATTTTTCCCTTCTACCGTAGCAAGATAACGGTTCAGTGCTGCTTGTTCGGAGTCCTTCAGTTTTTTCCAAACGTCGATTTCCCAACTGGCATATGCACCAATGGTCAAATCTCCTAGTGGATCCGGCATTTCCTTTCCAGGGGCTATTTCTGTACTGGCATCACCGGCCCCCTGACTGGTGTATCGTCCAACTTTTTCAACACCACCTCCGGCACGTAAACCAACAGTGGGTTTCAATGCCCCTTTTCGTAAAAGAATATCATTCTTTGCGATCGCCAACTCCTGCAAAGTAACATTCAGCTCCTGATTGTTTTTCAACGCTGTATCGATCAATACAACTAAATTTGGATCCGTAAAAAATTCACGCCACTTAACCGACGCTGAATTCGTTGTATCTGATTGAGCTACATCTGTATACTGCTTCGGAACGAATTTATTCTCCTGTATTTGTGTCGCTTTCGGAACCTTACATCCCGTCACTGCTGCTGAAAGCGAAAATGCAATGACCCATTGTATTTTTCTGCGATTAGTCATTATTATCAAGTTCTTCAGTTAATGGATTTTCATCTTCGTGTTTAATAAGCTTGCGTTTGGAGGCAATAGTCCCGAAGATAAAGTATAAGCCCGGTATCACCACAATACCAAAAACCGTCCCAAACAACATACCTCCCGCTGCCGCTGTACCGATCGTACGGTTTCCAATTGCACCCGGGCCAGAAGCCATAACTAAGGGAATCAACCCGGCGATAAAAGCAAAAGATGTCATCAAAATAGGTCTAAACCTAACTTTAGCACCGTCCAAGGCAGCCTCAATAATACTCAATCCCTGCGAATGCCGTTGAGCAGCAAATTCAACAATCAACACGGCATTTTTACCAAGTAGACCGATAAGCATGACCAAAGCGACCTGCGCGTAAATATTGTTTTCCAATCCCAATAACTTCAATAGTAGAAATGCCCCAAAGATTCCGATTGGTAAAGAAAGCAACACCGCAAAAGGCATAATAAAGCTCTCATATTGAGCGGAAAGTATCAAGTAAACGAAACCAAGACAAATTAAGAAAATATAAATTGCCTGATTTCCACGACCTACCTGATCTTTGGAAATACCAGCCCAATCAATGCCATAGCCTCGTGGTAAGGTCTTGGCAGCGACTTCATTAATCACCTGAATTGCTTCACCACTACTATAACCTGGTGCGGCAGAGCCCGAAATTTCAGATGCCATATACATATTGTGCCGGGTGATCTCAGAAAGACCGTAAACCTTTTCCATATGCATAAATGCTGAAAATGGTACCATTTCGTCTTTATCATTCTTTACATATAGCTTCAAGATATCTTCCGGCAAAGCCCTGTATTGCGGCAAAGCCTGAACCATAACTTTATATTGGCGGTCATACTTAATGAAATTCGTTTCGTAATTACTGCCCACCAAAGTCGAAAGCGTATTCAGTGCATTATCAATGGTAACACCCTTCTGTTGCGCCAGATCATTGTCGATATGCAACATATACTGCGGAAAACTTGCACTATAGAAGGTAAATACAGACGATAATTCAGGCCTTTTGTTCAATTCACGCACAAAATCCTTACTTACCGTTTCCATTTTCTTGTAGTCGCCAGAACCTGCTTTGTCCAGAAGACGAAGCTCAAATCCACCCGCAGCACCATAGCCCGGTACGGCCGGTGGTTGGAAAAACTCGATAGACGCTCCTGGGATATTTTTGGCAGCGGCCTCCAGTTGCTCTATGATCTCCTGCGAGGATTCTTTACGTTCTTCCCAGCTTTTCAAGTTGATCAAACAAGTACCTGTATTTGCCCCGGTTCCTTCAGTCAGGATTTCATAACCAGCCAATGAAGATACCGATTGTACACCATCAATGTCTTCAGCTTCTTTTTGCAATGTCTGGGCCGCTAGATTGGTCCGTTCCAATGTCGATCCTGGCGGCGTTTGAATAATAGCATAAATCATCCCCTGATCTTCATTGGGGATAAAACCTGCAGGAACAGCATTATTCAAAAAATATGCGCCAATACAAAAACCAATTAATACTAAAAATGTAAAAATGCGCTTATCCACTATGCCCTTCAACAAGTAAACATATTTGTTGGACATCTTATCAAACAATCTATTGAAAGAATCCAGGAATTTATCGATAATGGATTTCTTTCTTGCCTTTCCATGGTTATTCTTCAGCATAATCGCACATAAAGCCGGAGTGAGTGTTAATGCCACAACACCCGATAAGATGATGGAAGTAGCCATGGTAATGGAAAACTGTCTATAGAATATCCCTACGGGGCCAGACATAAAGGCAACCGGAATAAAAACCGCCGCCATAAGGAATGTGATCGCAACAATAGCACCACTGATTTCGTGCATCGCTTTTTTGGTCGCCTTATAGGCCGAAATATGAAGCTCTTCCATTTTAGCATGGACAGCCTCAATAACCACAATCGCATCGTCCACAACCACACCTATGGCAAGCACCAGTGCAAACAATGTGATCAAGTTGATGGTAATGCCAAAAAACTGCATGAACAAAAACGATCCCACCAAGGAAACCGGTACTGCAATGGTCGGAATCAATGTCGAACGCCAATCTCCTAAGAATAGAAAAACCACAATAGCAACAAGCACAAATGCTTCCAATAAAGTATGGACTACTTTTTCCATGGATGCATCCAAGAATTTTGATACGTCATAGCTAATTTCGTAATCCAGCCCTTTCGGAAAGGAAGCTTTCAATTCCTTCATTTTGCTTTTAACGTCTTGAATTACCTGAGAAGCATTACTTCCATAAGATTGTTTTAAGACAATCGCTGCAGATGGTTTTCCATTCAGTGTAGAGTAGATATCGTACATCGCCGAACCGAATTTGATTTCCGCAACATCTTTTAAACGTAACATTTCACCATTTTCACCCGCACGTAAAACGATATTGCCATAACCTTCCGTAGTTGTAAAACGCCCCGGGTATTTCAATACATATTCAAAAGACTGGGAGGTCATACCAGACGACTCCCCGGCTTTACCTGGTGAAGCTTCCAAACTTTGCTCGGATAAGGCTTTCATCACCTCTTCTGCAGAAATCTTGTAGGCTGTCATTCGATCAGGTTTCAACCAAATACGCATCGCTAATTCGCGTGTTCCAAGAATATTTGCCACCCCGACACCGTCCACCCGACGTAATTCGGAGACAATATTCATGTCCGCATAGTTATACATAAAATTTCCATCAAGCTCCTTGTCTTTACTGTAGAGATTGATGTACATTAACATATTGGATTCTTCACGTGTAATCTTCACCCCTTCACGGACCACAATTGGCGGAAGCTTGTTAACCACAGAGGCTACGCGGTTCTGTACATTTAAAGAAGCCTGATTCGGATCCGTTCCTAGGTTGAATACGACCTGAATACTTGCTTCCCCGTCATTACCGGCATCGGAAGCCATGTATTTCATTCCCGGAACCCCATTGATCGCCCGTTCCAGCGGAATGATAACTGATTTAATCATCAACTCACCATTGGCTCCAGGATACTCGGCAGTGATGTTCACCTTCGGTGGCGATATTGACGGAAATTGTGTTACAGGAAGCTGTACCATCGAAAGCACACCCAAAAACACAAT
The Sphingobacterium multivorum genome window above contains:
- a CDS encoding SRPBCC family protein, giving the protein MKILKKILIVLAIIIAIPLITAIFVSKDFSAQSEITINKPKQEVFNYVKMLKNQDNFGVWQLSDPQMKKTEQGVDGQVGYKSSWDGKKVGKGSQTITKIVEGETIETALDFGMGEPAKGYFILKEISPNQTLVTWGISGKSPYPWNFMNLFMNMNKDFDQGLKNLKNRLE
- a CDS encoding TolC family protein — translated: MTNRRKIQWVIAFSLSAAVTGCKVPKATQIQENKFVPKQYTDVAQSDTTNSASVKWREFFTDPNLVVLIDTALKNNQELNVTLQELAIAKNDILLRKGALKPTVGLRAGGGVEKVGRYTSQGAGDASTEIAPGKEMPDPLGDLTIGAYASWEIDVWKKLKDSEQAALNRYLATVEGKNFVLSSLIAEVARSYYELLALDNQLAIIKQNIELQDNALAVIRLQKQAARVTELAVQKFEAEVLKTKGMEFETRQQIKETENRINFLLGRFPQEIKRDKSNFVDLIPAKVQTGIPSQLLSNRPDIREAEYELAAAKLDVQIARKEFYPSLEISAALGLQAFKPSYLFKMPESVLYNLIGELAAPLINKNGLKAEFNTANAKQIQAVYNYEKTILNAYLEVSTQLSNIENLGRSYDFKTKEVEVLNNSVSVSNDLFKSARADYMEVLMTQRDVLDSKLELIETKKQQLNAVVNIYKDLGGGWK
- a CDS encoding efflux RND transporter permease subunit; translated protein: MFSRFINRPVLSIVISLIIVFLGVLSMVQLPVTQFPSISPPKVNITAEYPGANGELMIKSVIIPLERAINGVPGMKYMASDAGNDGEASIQVVFNLGTDPNQASLNVQNRVASVVNKLPPIVVREGVKITREESNMLMYINLYSKDKELDGNFMYNYADMNIVSELRRVDGVGVANILGTRELAMRIWLKPDRMTAYKISAEEVMKALSEQSLEASPGKAGESSGMTSQSFEYVLKYPGRFTTTEGYGNIVLRAGENGEMLRLKDVAEIKFGSAMYDIYSTLNGKPSAAIVLKQSYGSNASQVIQDVKSKMKELKASFPKGLDYEISYDVSKFLDASMEKVVHTLLEAFVLVAIVVFLFLGDWRSTLIPTIAVPVSLVGSFLFMQFFGITINLITLFALVLAIGVVVDDAIVVIEAVHAKMEELHISAYKATKKAMHEISGAIVAITFLMAAVFIPVAFMSGPVGIFYRQFSITMATSIILSGVVALTLTPALCAIMLKNNHGKARKKSIIDKFLDSFNRLFDKMSNKYVYLLKGIVDKRIFTFLVLIGFCIGAYFLNNAVPAGFIPNEDQGMIYAIIQTPPGSTLERTNLAAQTLQKEAEDIDGVQSVSSLAGYEILTEGTGANTGTCLINLKSWEERKESSQEIIEQLEAAAKNIPGASIEFFQPPAVPGYGAAGGFELRLLDKAGSGDYKKMETVSKDFVRELNKRPELSSVFTFYSASFPQYMLHIDNDLAQQKGVTIDNALNTLSTLVGSNYETNFIKYDRQYKVMVQALPQYRALPEDILKLYVKNDKDEMVPFSAFMHMEKVYGLSEITRHNMYMASEISGSAAPGYSSGEAIQVINEVAAKTLPRGYGIDWAGISKDQVGRGNQAIYIFLICLGFVYLILSAQYESFIMPFAVLLSLPIGIFGAFLLLKLLGLENNIYAQVALVMLIGLLGKNAVLIVEFAAQRHSQGLSIIEAALDGAKVRFRPILMTSFAFIAGLIPLVMASGPGAIGNRTIGTAAAGGMLFGTVFGIVVIPGLYFIFGTIASKRKLIKHEDENPLTEELDNND
- a CDS encoding Bax inhibitor-1/YccA family protein → MESQEYILINDDAERGVFYKKTYLHVALSILAFIVLESLLIKLIPYDFIVWMVSGKFIWLFLLGCFWLGSTLSSRWTLSQSRQTQYLGLAFYIVLEAIIFLPMIFMAVFMTEGISVIYQASIMTLALFTGLTVVAFVSNKDFSFLRNILVIGGFLSLGAIVAGAIFGFELGLWFSVAMIALASGSILYQTQNLKYSYGNEQYVGAALQLFSSIMLLFWYILRILMRRR
- a CDS encoding carboxymuconolactone decarboxylase family protein — protein: MNTRLNIAKVDATAYKAMMGLETYLNDIFLNPIQKELIKIRASQINGCAFCLDMHTKDALKYGETPQRIFLLNAWRETDLFTKEEQILLEMTEEITLIHQKGLTESTFQKAKEIFEEKEIAQIIMAIITINAWNRIGISTHLELLK